ATTGATATTTGTTGTTCTAGCTTTTCTATGTATTGTATAATAGCTTTTCTATGTATTGTATAATAGCTCTTCTTACATACTTGCTTTCTCTTACTAATACTTGTTTAGCTTGGTTTAAAGTTAATATAAACATAGGTTGTTCCTTGTTTTGAGAATTTTTATAATACGACTCGGAAATTTTTCCGTCTCCTATTTCTTCTCCAAACTCGTTTCTTATAATTTTCAATAAATCATAATGTCGCAGTTCTATTTTCTCCCCTCTTGTTTTCTAAATAAATTAATTTGCTCTGTAAGTTCCAAACTTGTGATTTTATCTTGGTTACTCTTTTTAACCTTAATTACTTTCATATATACCTCACATAAAATTTGCATTTTAAAAGCTATTAAGGTATAGTATACTTGTCTAGGGTAGTAATACCTTAAAGCCCTTTAATTGCTTTTTAGAGTGATTGAAGGGTTTTTTATTTATTTGCCAATCTTCTTATCCCTTGTCTTACTCCTTCTCCTCTATCAATATTATTTTCTTTACAGTATCTATCTAATATATCAAGAGTATTTTGGTCTAATCTAACAGTAATTCTTTTAACTTTAGGATTATCAGTTGGCCGTCCAACCTTCTTTTCCATTATTCACCTCCTTATTATGTCTGACTATATTATGTATTAAGTCTGACATAATGTCAACTTTTTTATTTTTGAAATATAATGTAATTTTTTTCTTTTTAAACCTTCTTAAATTAGATATTATGAGCGAGCTAGAGTTTTATCTATTGAAAAACATTGTATTCGTTACTATAATATACATATCAGTCAAGGAGGTGAATTTTATGCATGATTCATATTTAGATACTGCTAATAGATTAGAAAGTATCTTGAGAAAATATTTGGATTGCCATTATAGTGATTTTGGAATAAAGGCTAACAATAATTTACTAAAATATGATTGGAAATCACCTATTAACTTTGCATTAGGAGTATTATACGAGAGAAATAGGGATTTAAAACATGATATTGATTCATTTTTAGGAAATGAACTTTATGAAGG
The window above is part of the Fusobacterium sp. DD2 genome. Proteins encoded here:
- a CDS encoding ribbon-helix-helix protein, CopG family, producing the protein MEKKVGRPTDNPKVKRITVRLDQNTLDILDRYCKENNIDRGEGVRQGIRRLANK